The Mustela erminea isolate mMusErm1 chromosome 10, mMusErm1.Pri, whole genome shotgun sequence genomic sequence gacgaatggataaggaagatgtggtccatatatactatggagttttatgcctccctcagaatggatgaatacccaacttttgtatcaacatggatgggacttgaatagattatgctgagtgaaataagtcaagcagagagagtcaattatcatgggttttgcttgtttgtggagcatgagaaataacatggaggatattaggagaaggaaaggaaaagtgaattggggaaaattggaggggagaagaaccatgaaacTGTGGAATCcgagaaacacactgagggttttggaagagagggtggtgggaggttgggtgatcctggtggtgggtattaaggagggcacgtattgcatggagcactgggtgtggtgcataaacaatgaatcttggaacactgaaaaagtaaaataaaataaaataaggtaggTTTAGCGTCTTCTACCTTAATGAATAAACTTGGGATAATAGGAAACCACTCTGGAGAAGAATTTGGGAGATAAATGGAAGGAACTTCAGATCTGATTGGCTAGAAAGGTAGGATCTTTGAAGTTAGAAGTAGGCTCTGATAATTACCATCAGTTAATTCTTTTTCCTGATTCCTCTTAGTTCAGGGTAGAAGCTGGGGTGAGGCATTATTTGTGTTGCTTTTAGAGTTTCAGTTGAACAAACTGAAtgttagaattaatttttctttgagtcCTAGGAATAACCTTGGTGATAGCTATTTCAGCCTCATAGTTCATAATACGAAATGAGGCCCAGAAGGCTTGTGACTTTCACAAGGATACACAGATAGTGAATGATGGTATGGGTGAGAAGGGCTATTTCATTACTGTATGCATAGTGCCTTAGAATGCCTTGCACATAGcaaggactcaataaatatttgctgaatgaatgaatgaatgaatcccagATTTCTGATTCCTTGTAGCAGTCTTTCCACTGCACCATAGAAACTATGGCAGATTTAGTAAAGTGTCTTTGAGTAACCAGGATCTGCTTGTAAAATGTCAAAGGATAAATAAGATCATCAGATGATAATACAGATATTTCCCAGCATAACCTCACCTTACATGGTGTATTAGTTTTCCAGAGCTATCGTATAAAGTGTTATGGACTGGGTGTTTCAACcaacataaattaattttcttatagttctggatgTTAGAAGTGTGAGATCAAGATGTTGgaagggttggtttcttctgagggccATGAGAGAAGGATCTGTCCAGGGATCTCTATCTTTGCCTTGTAGATGGCCattttcttcctgtgtctttatatcatcttccctccctccatgtctgtgtccaaatttcctcttcttataaggacaccatttGTATGGCATTAGGGACCAcctaataacctcattttaatttaattacctatTTAAATACTACATCTCCAAATATGACTACATTTTAATATgctgagggttaggacttcaacatatgaacctCTATGGGGaacataattcagcccataagATGGAGACCAGCTTTTCCATCACAGATTATATGTATTAAACCCCATTCCCCAGGAGGAGCCAGTTTATGTTACTAGAGCTCCCAGTTTATAGGTAAGCAGCCAGTTGCCCAACAGCTTCAAGTTTCTGCCCATGCATGTACATTAACAGGTGCAGCAGGAAGGTTGGATTGCCAGCATGTTCTTTTGCCAGCAACTAAAAGAAGAGCCATAGGGCATGGACtggctggcattttttttttttttctaactacaTGTTATTATAACTGTGATGAAACAATACTTTCTTCTTTGGAAATTGGCTCTTTTCTCATCTTGTAAAGTGTGTAAGAAGTCTGAAGGGCtttgattgtttttattatagtTGAACTGTAGCTTAGATGATGAGTGTAAATTTCAGGAGTATCCTGGGGCTGATATTTATAAGGAGGCTCTGAAATGGTGCCACTGAGAGGATCTTGGGAGAAAGCCAATCAGGCTCTTCTGGGGTTTCTGTGAAGATTCCTAAGTAAGGAAAAGTTTACACTTgccttaagagaaaaagagtttttccagttagaaataatttgaaagagaTGAAGTTCCAAGGTAATATCAGGGGATTCCCAGATTCTGTCTTTTGTGGGTACCTGCTATTTGCATTAAAGTAAGCAAGAGCCCAGTGCTCCTTGCAGAAAATGTCACCTTACTCTATCAGAATGATTCTCTGGAGCTATAAGCTTTGCTTTATTGTCTCTACCATTGATCAAAATGTTAAGTGTCTATAACTTAGAACTTCTCACCCATGACCCTCACAATTAGAAATGATCCTTTCCTCGATCAGGGCCTTCCTGGACTTATTCCTAGGTACTAAGGTACTGAATGTAGAGTTCAGCAGGTGGCACAGTTGGGTTTGGATTATTAGATAACAATTTTAAACTTTGGCCTGATTAGTATTAAGCATCTTCTGACTGTGTCACCTCATGGATTATGTTGCTTAAGTCAATAGATAATCTATAATTTCTATAATATTGAGCTGAACTTTTAGCAATTTTTTACTTTGGCTTATCAGACACCAGAGAGCAAGAAAACTGCTGTATTATCAAAAGGAAGAATTAACAAACACATTATACAAATAATTTGTATAAACACATTATTCAAATAACGTTGTATAATGTCCTAACTAGTGAGTCACTGCTAGAATAGAAAGTTGTGGGgtcaagaataaaaacatttggaaagagAATTGCAGGTTGGAGATGCAAATAATACAGGGTTCAACCTTACAGGGAAAAATGGTTggggaaaatagttttttttttttcctttttcatatttagACATAGACAATAGTAGCCAAATACCCTTATGTGGAATATTACATCAGTTAAGACCATTAGATCTTGAACTATGATTTGATGCAtaatcaaaacagacaaaaataattatttgccaaacatttattattttttacatagtCCAATCATTTCAATAAGAACATCTCCAAGGTAGTATCAATAGACCTCAAAGGATTGTGGGATGATGGGTCTTATCTAAGGGCCTCTAGGAacttgcccttcttttcacaaaatttccctttctctccccccaaaTGCTGTGATTGCTTATTGGCTCTAGAGCTAAATAGATGCTTACAGGATCCTGAGCAGTTTCCTTCTCAgttaaaatgaacaaagataGTAAAATTCTCAAACTCATCAAAGACTGGGGGAAAAGAAACTGAGCACTACAGACTACAGtagagagttttaaaatttgaactgtGGAGTTGTTTGAAAAACAGCTTGCTTTTGCTCCAtgatattttaagtgtttatgaagtgtgaaaaaaaatctaattcaaaTTCTAAGTCTTGAAGCTAAACCTTCTTCATAACAGATATTTCTTCCAGTTAGGGGTTGATTTCAGAGGGAGTTTTTCTGTAGAAGTCACTCCCCCTGTGCTTTTCAAGGTTGTAAAAATTCAGTCCCCTTGCAGAATCTGTGCTAATTATGTCACAAAAGCCAGTCTATTTGGAGGTAAATGTTAATGTCGTTTAGGCTCAAGAAGAAATACcaactgaacattaaaaatattgaaactcTCCAAACGATGgatcaactattaaaaaaaaaaagacccagttATTTTTGAATCTTAAATTATATTCTTGCAACTTTGGAAAGCAACAGATTAACGTTCACCAAACAGAACTccttaaacaaattatttatgttttaaaaaaatgcacaccaTATCTGCACCAAAGAGCAAAGACACCCTGCAGTAAAGAATTATTTCAGGAAGAATAAAAGGCAAGAGTAAAAGGTTCATGAAATAAGTGTAGTTTAAggttttggaaaaaaagattttggaacaTCAGAGAGTTCTCCCACAACCAGAAACATTTGAGTCATTTGGTATCCAgtgttcctcattttcttttgctgGAAGCTTTGGTAGGTGTCCGGATATTGGCAGCATCTCCTATGGGCGGTACTGAGATCTCTGCTCTTGGATGTACTCATAGAGAGGGCTGGAGCGCACCGGGACACTGGCAAACTGACGCTTGCCAGGCTCCAGAGACTGCTGACTGCCCAAGTCTCCTTTTTCCCAGACTTGGCCACGGcgcctctgctgctcctcctgctggcGGCGCAGctgttcttccctttcctgcAGGAGCTGCTCTTCCTCGCGGAACTTTCTATCGCGCTTCTGGCGGCGCAGctgttcttccctttcctgcAGGAGCTGCTCCTCCTCGCGGAACTTTCTGTCTCGCTCCTGGCGAAGCTGTTGCTCACGTTCCCTGCGACGCAGCTCCTGTTCTTCCTCACGGAACTTTCTGTCGCGCTCTTGGCGGCGCAGCTGTTCCTCCCTTTCCTGCAGGAGCTGCTCCTCCTCACGGAACTTTCTGTCGCGTTCCTGGCGGCGCAGCTGTTCCTCCCTTTCCTGCAGGAGCTGGTCCTCCTCGCGGAACTTTCTGTCGCGCTCCTGGCGAAGCTGTTGCTCACGTTCCCTGCGACGCAGCTCCTGTTCTTCCTCACGGAACTTTCTGTCGCGTTCCTGGCGGCGCAGCTGTTCCTCCCTTTCCTGCAGGAGCTGGTCCTCCTCGCGGAACTTTCTGTCGCGCTCCTGGCGAAGCTGTTGCTCACGTTCCCTGCGACGCAGCTCCTGTTCTTCCTCACGGAACTTTCTGTCGCGTTCCTGGCGGCGCAGCTGTTCCTCCCTTTCCTGCAGGAGCTGCTCCTCCTCACGGAACTTTCTGTCGCGTTCCTGGCGGCGCAGCTGTTCCTCCCTTTCCTGCAGGAGCTGGTCCTCCTCGCCGAACTTTCTGTCGCGCTCCTGGCGAAGCTGTTGCTCACGTTCCCTGCGGCGCAGCTGCTGTTCTTCCTCGCGGAACTTTCTGTCGCGTTCCTGGCGGCGCAGCTGTTCCTCCCTTTCCTGCAGGAGCTGCTCCTCCTCACGGAACTTTCTGTCGCGTTCCTGGCGGCGCAGctgttcttccctttcctgcAGGAGCTGCTCCTCCTCACGGAACTTTCTGTCGCGTTCCTGGCGGCGCAGCTGTTCCTCCCTTTCCTGCAGGAGCTGCTCCTCCTCACGGAACTTTCTGTCGCGTTCCTGGCGGCGCAGCTGTTCCTCCCTTTCCTGCAGGAGCTGCTCCTCCTCACGGAACTTTCTGTCGCGTTCCTGGCGGCGCAGCTGTTCCTCCCTTTCCTGCAGGAGCTGCTCCTCCTCACGGAACTTTCTGTCGCGTTCCTGGCGGCGCAGCTGTTCCTCCCTTTCCTGCAGGAGCTGGTCCTCCTCGCCGAACTTTCTGTCGCGCTCCTGGCGAAGCTGTTGCTCACGTTCCTTGCGGCGCAGCTGCTGTTCTTCCTCGCGGAACTTTCTGTCGCGTTCCTGGCGGCGCAGCTGTTCCTCCCTTTCCTGCAGGAGCTGCTCCTCCTCACGGAACTTTCTGTCGCGTTCCTGGCGGCGCAGctgttcttccctttcctgcAGGAGCTGCTCCTCCTCGCGGAACTTTCTGTCTCGCTCCTGGCGAAGCTGTTGCTCACGTTCCCTGCGGCACAGCTGATGTTCTTCCTCGCGGAACTTTCTGTCGCGCTCCTGGCGGCGCAGCTGTTCTTCCCTTTCTTGCAGGAGCTGCTCCTCCTGGCGGAACTTCTTGTCGTCCTCCTGAATCTTTTCTTCGTTCTCTCTGCGTTTGGAGTAAACCCTATGATTACgaacttcattttccttttctggttgCCACTGCCATTTCAGATCACCGCGCTGATCGTCATCCTGGAATTGCCGCTTCCCGTCTAGGCGCTGCAGCTCTTCATCCTCCAGATATTGCCTGTCGCGCTGTTCgcgcctcctctccctctgcagctgctcttcctcctgctgcAGCTGCTCTTCCTCCCGATATTGTCTCTCCCGCTCCTGGCGGCGCCTCTTTTCGCGTTCCTCCCTCTGCAGCTGCTCTTCCTCCCGATATTGTCTCTCCTGCTCCTGGCGGCGCCTCTTTTCGCGTTCCTCCCTCTGCAGCTGCTCTTCTTCCCTCAGCTGCTCTCTTTCAGCTGGCTTGGCGTACACTGTGTGGCGGCGTCTCTGGCTTTCCTCATCTGCTTGCCACCTCCATTTTTGGTCGTGGCGCTGCTTTTCCTGGTGTAGCTTCCTCTCCCGGTCCTCTTGGAAGCTTTCCTCCAACTGGAGCTGCTTCTCCTTACGGACCTGCTGCTCCAGCTCCCTCTCGAGTCGCTGGGGGCGCTGCTCCTCCTCTTCACAGAACAGCTCCCGCGCCTGCCGCTCCTCCGCTCTTAACTGCTTCTCCCGCAGCTCTTGCGACGCGGGCCTGGCCGACAGCCTCTGGCGGCGCCTCTCGCTTTCTTTCTCAGCTTGCCACTGCCATCTGAAGTCGGGGCGcggctcttcctcctctctctgcaggCGTGCCTGCTCCTCCCGCTGCAGCCGCAGTTCGCGCTCCTCCCGGAGGGGCCGGAACCCGCGCTGCCACTGGCGGTTCTCCTCCTGCTCCCGGAGTTGCCGCTCGCGCTCCTGGCGCCGCCTCTTCTCCTCCCGCTCCGGGTAGTGCTTCTGCTCCTGCCAGCAGGGCCTGGAGTAGACTTTGCTTTGACGAGCTTCTGCCTCACTTTCGAGCTGCCACTGCCACCTTGGGGTGCGGCTCTTGCCCCGCTCTTGGGCCTCTTCCTGTTCCACCGCCTCCTCAGCCAGCTGCTGCTTGCGCCTCAGCTGCTCTTGCCGCCTCTCCTGTTCCAAGCGGGGATCCTCGCGTCTCAGCTGTTCACGTCTTTCCTCTTGCTCGCGCCTCAGCTTTTGCTCGAGTCTCTCTTCCTGTTCGCGTCTCAGTTCCTGCTCCAGGCGCGGCTCTTCGCGTCTCAGCTGCTGCTCGCGCCTGAGCTGCTGCTCCAAGCGCTGCTCCTCGCGCCTGAGCTGCTCTTTCAGCCTCTCCTGTTCCAAGCGGGGCTCCTCGCGTCTCAGCTGCTCGCGTCTCTCCTCCTGCTCGCGCCTCAGCTGCTGCTCgagtctctcctcctgctccaaGCGCGGTTCCTCGCGCCTCAGCTCCTGCTCGCGCCTGAGCTGCTGCTCCAAGCGCTGCTCCTCGCGCCTCAGCTGCTCGCGTCTCTCCTCCTGCTCGCGCCTCAGCTGCTGCTCgagtctctcctcctgctccaaGCGCGGTTCCTCGCGCCTCAGCTCCTGCTCGCGCCTGAGCTGCTGCTCCAAGCGCTGCTCCTCGCGCCTCCGCTGCTCGCGTCTCTCCTCCTGCTCGCGTCTCAGCTGCTGCTCgagtctctcctcctgctccaaGCGCGGTTCCTCGCGCCTCAGCTCCTGCTCGCGCCTGAGCTGCTGCTCCAAGCGCTGCTCCTCGCGCCTCCGCTGCTCGCGTCTCTCCTCCTGCTCGCGTCTCAGCTGCTGCTCgagtctctcctcctgctccaaGCGCGGTTCCTCGCGCCTCAGCTCCTGCTCGCGCCTGAGCTGCTGCTCCAAGCGCTGCTCCTCGCGCCTCCGCTGCTCGCGTCTCTCCTCCTGCTCGCGCCTCAGCTGCTGCTCgagtctctcctcctgctccaaGCGCGGCTCCTCGCGCCTCAGCTCCTGCTCGCGCCTGAGCTGCTGCTCCAAGCGCTGCTCCTCGCGCCTCAGCTGCTCGCGTCT encodes the following:
- the TCHH gene encoding trichohyalin isoform X1, which gives rise to MSPLLRSIFNITEMFNQYASHDCDGAALSKKDLKNLLEREFGDVLRRPHDPETVDLILELLDRDCNGLIDFNEFLLFVFKVAQACYYALSQASGLDEKRAKCEGRENPLQEPRQEDQRRFEPQDRQLEERRQKRQELERELAEEEKQRLQRREPEERLEEEEHLQGRKGRELEKFTNQEQSQERREQRELQKEEQLQRLERQEQQERALQEEEQLEPQRLKEPRLPQELRRVQERREQELRREEQRLEQELRLEQEERREQELRREEPRLEQELRRQQEERRKQEQRREQEERRQQLRREQERRAQELRREEQRLEQEPRLEQEERREQELRRLQEERRKQELRREQEERCQQLRREEQRLEQELRRQQERREQELRSEEPRLEQELKREQQLRCEQQERREQELRREEQRLEQELRREQQLSREQEERLEQELRQEQEERRQQLRREEQRLEQELRREQQIRQEQEERREQLRREEPRLEQEERLEQQLRREQEERREQRRREEPRLEQEERLEQQLRREQEERREQLRREEQRLEQQLRREQELRREEPRLEQEERLEQQLRREQEERREQRRREEQRLEQQLRREQELRREEPRLEQEERLEQQLRREQEERREQRRREEQRLEQQLRREQELRREEPRLEQEERLEQQLRREQEERREQRRREEQRLEQQLRREQELRREEPRLEQEERLEQQLRREQEERREQLRREEQRLEQQLRREQELRREEPRLEQEERLEQQLRREQEERREQLRREEPRLEQERLKEQLRREQQLRREEPRLEQELRREQEERLEQKLRREQEERREQLRREDPRLEQERRQEQLRRKQQLAEEAVEQEEAQERGKSRTPRWQWQLESEAEARQSKVYSRPCWQEQKHYPEREEKRRRQERERQLREQEENRQWQRGFRPLREERELRLQREEQARLQREEEEPRPDFRWQWQAEKESERRRQRLSARPASQELREKQLRAEERQARELFCEEEEQRPQRLERELEQQVRKEKQLQLEESFQEDRERKLHQEKQRHDQKWRWQADEESQRRRHTVYAKPAEREQLREEEQLQREEREKRRRQEQERQYREEEQLQREEREKRRRQERERQYREEEQLQQEEEQLQRERRREQRDRQYLEDEELQRLDGKRQFQDDDQRGDLKWQWQPEKENEVRNHRVYSKRRENEEKIQEDDKKFRQEEQLLQEREEQLRRQERDRKFREEEHQLCRREREQQLRQERDRKFREEEQLLQEREEQLRRQERDRKFREEEQLLQEREEQLRRQERDRKFREEDQLLQEREEQLRRQERDRKFREEEQLLQEREEQLRRQERDRKFREEEQLLQEREEQLRRQERDRKFREEEQLLQEREEQLRRQERDRKFREEEQLLQEREEQLRRQERDRKFREEEQLLQEREEQLRRQERDRKFREEEQQLRRREREQQLRQERDRKFGEEDQLLQEREEQLRRQERDRKFREEEQLLQEREEQLRRQERDRKFREEDQLLQEREEQLRRQERDRKFREEEQLLQEREEQLRRQKRDRKFREEEQLLQEREEQLRRQQEEQQRRRGQVWEKGDLGSQQSLEPGKRQFASVPVRSSPLYEYIQEQRSQYRP
- the TCHH gene encoding trichohyalin isoform X4 — translated: MSPLLRSIFNITEMFNQYASHDCDGAALSKKDLKNLLEREFGDVLRRPHDPETVDLILELLDRDCNGLIDFNEFLLFVFKVAQACYYALSQASGLDEKRAKCEGRENPLQEPRQEDQRRFEPQDRQLEERRQKRQELERELAEEEKQRLQRREPEERLEEEEHLQGRKGRELEKFTNQEQSQERREQRELQKEEQLQRLERQEQQERALQEEEQLEPQRLKEPRLPQELRRVQERREQELRREEQRLEQELRLEQEERREQELRREEPRLEQELRRQQEERRKQEQRREQEERRQQLRREQERRAQELRREEQRLEQEPRLEQEERREQELRRLQEERRKQELRREQEERCQQLRREEQRLEQELRRQQERREQELRSEEPRLEQELKREQQLRCEQQERREQELRREEQRLEQELRREQQLSREQEERLEQELRQEQEERRQQLRREEQRLEQELRREQQIRQEQEERREQLRREEPRLEQEERLEQQLRREQEERREQRRREEPRLEQEERLEQQLRREQEERREQLRREEQRLEQQLRREQELRREEPRLEQEERLEQQLRREQEERREQRRREEQRLEQQLRREQELRREEPRLEQEERLEQQLRREQEERREQRRREEQRLEQQLRREQELRREEPRLEQEERLEQQLRREQEERREQRRREEQRLEQQLRREQELRREEPRLEQEERLEQQLRREQEERREQLRREEQRLEQQLRREQELRREEPRLEQEERLEQQLRREQEERREQLRREEPRLEQERLKEQLRREQQLRREEPRLEQELRREQEERLEQKLRREQEERREQLRREDPRLEQERRQEQLRRKQQLAEEAVEQEEAQERGKSRTPRWQWQLESEAEARQSKVYSRPCWQEQKHYPEREEKRRRQERERQLREQEENRQWQRGFRPLREERELRLQREEQARLQREEEEPRPDFRWQWQAEKESERRRQRLSARPASQELREKQLRAEERQARELFCEEEEQRPQRLERELEQQVRKEKQLQLEESFQEDRERKLHQEKQRHDQKWRWQADEESQRRRHTVYAKPAEREQLREEEQLQREEREKRRRQEQERQYREEEQLQREEREKRRRQERERQYREEEQLQQEEEQLQRERRREQRDRQYLEDEELQRLDGKRQFQDDDQRGDLKWQWQPEKENEVRNHRVYSKRRENEEKIQEDDKKFRQEEQLLQEREEQLRRQERDRKFREEEHQLCRREREQQLRQERDRKFREEEQLLQEREEQLRRQERDRKFREEEQLLQEREEQLRRQERDRKFREEDQLLQEREEQLRRQERDRKFREEEQLLQEREEQLRRQERDRKFREEEQLLQEREEQLRRQERDRKFREEEQLLQEREEQLRRQERDRKFREEEQLLQEREEQLRRQERDRKFREEEQLLQEREEQLRRQERDRKFREEEQQLRRREREQQLRQERDRKFGEEEQLLQEREEQLRRQERDRKFREEDQLLQEREEQLRRQERDRKFREEEQLLQEREEQLRRQKRDRKFREEEQLLQEREEQLRRQQEEQQRRRGQVWEKGDLGSQQSLEPGKRQFASVPVRSSPLYEYIQEQRSQYRP
- the TCHH gene encoding trichohyalin isoform X3 — encoded protein: MSPLLRSIFNITEMFNQYASHDCDGAALSKKDLKNLLEREFGDVLRRPHDPETVDLILELLDRDCNGLIDFNEFLLFVFKVAQACYYALSQASGLDEKRAKCEGRENPLQEPRQEDQRRFEPQDRQLEERRQKRQELERELAEEEKQRLQRREPEERLEEEEHLQGRKGRELEKFTNQEQSQERREQRELQKEEQLQRLERQEQQERALQEEEQLEPQRLKEPRLPQELRRVQERREQELRREEQRLEQELRLEQEERREQELRREEPRLEQELRRQQEERRKQEQRREQEERRQQLRREQERRAQELRREEQRLEQEPRLEQEERREQELRRLQEERRKQELRREQEERCQQLRREEQRLEQELRRQQERREQELRSEEPRLEQELKREQQLRCEQQERREQELRREEQRLEQELRREQQLSREQEERLEQELRQEQEERRQQLRREEQRLEQELRREQQIRQEQEERREQLRREEPRLEQEERLEQQLRREQEERREQRRREEPRLEQEERLEQQLRREQEERREQLRREEQRLEQQLRREQELRREEPRLEQEERLEQQLRREQEERREQRRREEQRLEQQLRREQELRREEPRLEQEERLEQQLRREQEERREQRRREEQRLEQQLRREQELRREEPRLEQEERLEQQLRREQEERREQRRREEQRLEQQLRREQELRREEPRLEQEERLEQQLRREQEERREQLRREEQRLEQQLRREQELRREEPRLEQEERLEQQLRREQEERREQLRREEPRLEQERLKEQLRREQQLRREEPRLEQELRREQEERLEQKLRREQEERREQLRREDPRLEQERRQEQLRRKQQLAEEAVEQEEAQERGKSRTPRWQWQLESEAEARQSKVYSRPCWQEQKHYPEREEKRRRQERERQLREQEENRQWQRGFRPLREERELRLQREEQARLQREEEEPRPDFRWQWQAEKESERRRQRLSARPASQELREKQLRAEERQARELFCEEEEQRPQRLERELEQQVRKEKQLQLEESFQEDRERKLHQEKQRHDQKWRWQADEESQRRRHTVYAKPAEREQLREEEQLQREEREKRRRQEQERQYREEEQLQREEREKRRRQERERQYREEEQLQQEEEQLQRERRREQRDRQYLEDEELQRLDGKRQFQDDDQRGDLKWQWQPEKENEVRNHRVYSKRRENEEKIQEDDKKFRQEEQLLQEREEQLRRQERDRKFREEEHQLCRREREQQLRQERDRKFREEEQLLQEREEQLRRQERDRKFREEEQLLQEREEQLRRQERDRKFREEEQLLQEREEQLRRQERDRKFREEEQLLQEREEQLRRQERDRKFREEEQLLQEREEQLRRQERDRKFREEEQLLQEREEQLRRQERDRKFREEEQLLQEREEQLRRQERDRKFREEEQQLRRREREQQLRQERDRKFGEEDQLLQEREEQLRRQERDRKFREEEQLLQEREEQLRRQERDRKFREEDQLLQEREEQLRRQERDRKFREEEQLLQEREEQLRRQKRDRKFREEEQLLQEREEQLRRQQEEQQRRRGQVWEKGDLGSQQSLEPGKRQFASVPVRSSPLYEYIQEQRSQYRP
- the TCHH gene encoding trichohyalin isoform X2 — protein: MSPLLRSIFNITEMFNQYASHDCDGAALSKKDLKNLLEREFGDVLRRPHDPETVDLILELLDRDCNGLIDFNEFLLFVFKVAQACYYALSQASGLDEKRAKCEGRENPLQEPRQEDQRRFEPQDRQLEERRQKRQELERELAEEEKQRLQRREPEERLEEEEHLQGRKGRELEKFTNQEQSQERREQRELQKEEQLQRLERQEQQERALQEEEQLEPQRLKEPRLPQELRRVQERREQELRREEQRLEQELRLEQEERREQELRREEPRLEQELRRQQEERRKQEQRREQEERRQQLRREQERRAQELRREEQRLEQEPRLEQEERREQELRRLQEERRKQELRREQEERCQQLRREEQRLEQELRRQQERREQELRSEEPRLEQELKREQQLRCEQQERREQELRREEQRLEQELRREQQLSREQEERLEQELRQEQEERRQQLRREEQRLEQELRREQQIRQEQEERREQLRREEPRLEQEERLEQQLRREQEERREQRRREEPRLEQEERLEQQLRREQEERREQLRREEQRLEQQLRREQELRREEPRLEQEERLEQQLRREQEERREQRRREEQRLEQQLRREQELRREEPRLEQEERLEQQLRREQEERREQRRREEQRLEQQLRREQELRREEPRLEQEERLEQQLRREQEERREQRRREEQRLEQQLRREQELRREEPRLEQEERLEQQLRREQEERREQLRREEQRLEQQLRREQELRREEPRLEQEERLEQQLRREQEERREQLRREEPRLEQERLKEQLRREQQLRREEPRLEQELRREQEERLEQKLRREQEERREQLRREDPRLEQERRQEQLRRKQQLAEEAVEQEEAQERGKSRTPRWQWQLESEAEARQSKVYSRPCWQEQKHYPEREEKRRRQERERQLREQEENRQWQRGFRPLREERELRLQREEQARLQREEEEPRPDFRWQWQAEKESERRRQRLSARPASQELREKQLRAEERQARELFCEEEEQRPQRLERELEQQVRKEKQLQLEESFQEDRERKLHQEKQRHDQKWRWQADEESQRRRHTVYAKPAEREQLREEEQLQREEREKRRRQEQERQYREEEQLQREEREKRRRQERERQYREEEQLQQEEEQLQRERRREQRDRQYLEDEELQRLDGKRQFQDDDQRGDLKWQWQPEKENEVRNHRVYSKRRENEEKIQEDDKKFRQEEQLLQEREEQLRRQERDRKFREEEHQLCRREREQQLRQERDRKFREEEQLLQEREEQLRRQERDRKFREEEQLLQEREEQLRRQERDRKFREEDQLLQEREEQLRRQERDRKFREEEQLLQEREEQLRRQERDRKFREEEQLLQEREEQLRRQERDRKFREEEQLLQEREEQLRRQERDRKFREEEQLLQEREEQLRRQERDRKFREEEQLLQEREEQLRRQERDRKFREEEQQLRRREREQQLRQERDRKFGEEDQLLQEREEQLRRQERDRKFREEEQLLQEREEQLRRQERDRKFREEEQLLQEREEQLRRQKRDRKFREEEQLLQEREEQLRRQQEEQQRRRGQVWEKGDLGSQQSLEPGKRQFASVPVRSSPLYEYIQEQRSQYRP